One genomic segment of Desulfocapsa sulfexigens DSM 10523 includes these proteins:
- a CDS encoding KamA family radical SAM protein produces MHTQADIINFWSHIPDLSDSLTDEDEEPPDGRIKTLDADACLLKIPPPATLFSLPSEASSVSPSQRNTFRKTFYPGVTAKQWNSWHWQVANRIRRGDQLGRFLQLSKDEELAVNGTGTTLPLSITPYYLSLLNPTDPEHPLRRSVVPTTGELTQGPGEADDPLGEDNQSPVPGLVHRYPDRVLFLVHDFCSTYCRYCTRSRVVGHGTINPTTARFERMLDYIRRTKTIRDVLISGGDPLLLSDDRLEWLLSSLRKIPHVEVIRIGTKVPAVLPQRITPALVKMLRRYHPLYMSLHFIHPDECTPETTKACARLAGAGIPLGSQTVLLRGINDTAETMKSLMHGVMKMRVRPYYLYQCDPITGSAHFRTSVKKGLDIIQGLRGFTSGYAIPTYVIDAPGGGGKIPLLPDSVIGKEGSDLLLRNYEERCFRYPDVV; encoded by the coding sequence ATGCACACACAGGCAGACATTATTAATTTCTGGAGCCACATTCCAGACCTTTCAGACTCGCTTACTGACGAAGATGAGGAACCTCCTGACGGTAGAATAAAAACCCTCGACGCAGACGCCTGTCTGCTCAAAATTCCCCCCCCAGCCACTCTTTTTTCTCTACCTTCAGAAGCATCATCAGTAAGTCCTTCTCAAAGAAACACATTTCGAAAAACCTTTTACCCAGGTGTTACAGCAAAACAGTGGAACAGCTGGCATTGGCAGGTTGCCAACCGTATCCGTCGTGGAGACCAGCTTGGGCGTTTTTTACAGCTTTCCAAAGACGAAGAACTGGCTGTCAATGGAACGGGAACTACTCTTCCGCTTTCCATTACTCCATATTACCTGAGTCTTCTTAACCCTACAGATCCAGAGCATCCACTCCGCCGTTCCGTTGTTCCCACAACAGGTGAATTAACCCAGGGACCCGGTGAGGCTGACGATCCTCTTGGAGAAGACAACCAGAGTCCTGTGCCGGGTCTTGTTCACCGCTATCCTGACCGTGTTCTTTTTCTGGTACATGATTTTTGCTCAACCTATTGCCGTTACTGTACGAGATCGCGTGTTGTCGGGCATGGTACCATAAATCCGACAACAGCCAGATTCGAACGAATGCTTGACTACATTCGTCGTACAAAAACGATCCGTGACGTCCTTATTTCAGGTGGCGACCCACTGTTGCTGTCCGATGATCGCCTTGAATGGCTGTTGAGCAGTCTGCGTAAAATCCCTCACGTAGAGGTTATTCGCATCGGAACCAAGGTTCCTGCAGTGCTTCCGCAGCGTATCACCCCCGCACTGGTGAAAATGCTTCGCCGCTATCATCCTCTCTATATGAGCCTGCATTTCATCCATCCAGACGAATGCACTCCGGAAACCACCAAAGCTTGTGCACGCCTTGCAGGGGCAGGGATTCCACTCGGTTCGCAGACCGTTCTCCTGCGCGGTATCAACGACACGGCGGAAACGATGAAGAGCTTAATGCACGGGGTGATGAAGATGCGGGTCCGTCCATACTATCTCTATCAGTGCGACCCCATCACCGGATCGGCTCATTTCAGGACATCGGTAAAGAAAGGACTGGATATCATCCAGGGATTAAGGGGTTTTACCAGTGGTTATGCCATTCCAACTTATGTCATTGATGCCCCTGGCGGAGGAGGAAAAATCCCCCTTCTACCGGATTCGGTTATAGGGAAAGAGGGCAGTGATCTCCTGCTGCGTAACTACGAAGAGAGATGCTTCCGTTATCCCGATGTTGTCTGA
- a CDS encoding circularly permuted type 2 ATP-grasp protein, with protein METFRTYDPEDYYDELIDDTGKPRPGVQLLVDKIESLPEGDLAMRQREAEALLLKMGITFNVYGRDEGTEKIFPFDIIPRIVSGSDWQQIENGLKQRIFALNEFLQDIYNGKKILKDKIIPEDLILSSRTYRKECEGFTPPRGIWCHVTGTDLVRGRNGEFYVLEDNLRCPSGVSYVLENRQVLKRTFPQVFEASHVRPVDDYPTKLLDMLEYLAPDHVQSPTIGVLTPGIYNSAYFEHSFLSQQMGIELVEGRDLVVSDGFVHMLTTKGLKRVDVLYRRIDDDFIDPDVFRPDSMLGVKGLIEVYKAGRIAMANAPGTGIADDKVIYAFVPEIIKYYTGEDPILASVPTYICGNDKDRSYVLEHLDELVVKAANESGGYGMLVGPHSTRAEQAEFAKKIVAEPRNYMAQPTISLSRVPTIVGDRIEGRHVDLRPYVLYGEEIYVQPGGLTRVALTKGSLVVNSSQGGGSKDTWVL; from the coding sequence ATGGAAACATTCAGGACATATGACCCTGAGGATTATTACGACGAATTAATCGACGACACCGGCAAACCCCGGCCTGGGGTTCAGTTACTGGTGGATAAGATTGAATCACTACCCGAAGGTGACCTGGCCATGCGCCAGAGAGAAGCGGAGGCCCTGCTCCTCAAAATGGGCATCACCTTCAATGTCTACGGCCGCGATGAGGGCACGGAAAAGATATTTCCCTTTGATATTATTCCCCGCATTGTTTCCGGCAGCGACTGGCAGCAGATAGAGAACGGCCTGAAACAGCGGATCTTTGCCCTGAATGAATTCCTCCAGGACATTTACAACGGCAAAAAGATCCTGAAGGATAAAATAATCCCTGAAGATCTTATACTCAGCAGCCGCACCTATCGCAAAGAATGTGAGGGCTTCACCCCTCCCCGCGGCATATGGTGCCATGTAACGGGTACGGATCTGGTACGAGGCCGCAACGGAGAATTCTACGTACTGGAAGACAATCTCCGCTGCCCCTCGGGCGTCTCCTATGTCCTTGAAAACCGCCAGGTACTAAAACGGACATTCCCCCAGGTGTTTGAAGCCTCTCATGTGCGACCGGTGGACGACTATCCCACCAAACTCCTCGATATGCTTGAGTACCTGGCTCCAGACCACGTGCAATCACCCACCATTGGTGTTCTGACTCCCGGCATCTATAACAGCGCCTATTTCGAGCACTCTTTTCTCTCCCAGCAGATGGGAATAGAACTAGTGGAAGGCCGGGATCTTGTTGTCTCAGATGGATTTGTCCATATGTTGACCACCAAAGGCCTCAAACGTGTTGATGTCCTTTATCGTCGCATCGATGATGATTTCATCGACCCGGATGTCTTTCGTCCCGATTCCATGCTTGGTGTCAAGGGGCTCATTGAAGTCTATAAAGCTGGTCGTATCGCCATGGCCAATGCACCCGGAACTGGTATTGCCGACGACAAGGTGATTTACGCCTTCGTCCCCGAGATCATCAAGTATTACACAGGTGAGGATCCGATCCTGGCCAGTGTGCCCACCTATATCTGCGGCAACGATAAAGACCGCTCCTATGTTCTGGAACACCTCGATGAGCTGGTGGTCAAGGCCGCCAACGAGTCCGGTGGCTACGGCATGCTGGTTGGCCCCCATTCAACCAGGGCAGAGCAGGCTGAGTTCGCCAAAAAAATAGTGGCCGAACCCCGTAACTACATGGCCCAACCCACCATTTCACTCTCCCGGGTACCTACCATTGTTGGCGACCGCATCGAAGGTCGCCATGTTGATCTGCGCCCCTATGTGTTGTACGGAGAGGAAATTTATGTACAGCCCGGTGGCCTTACCCGGGTGGCTCTTACCAAAGGGTCTCTGGTTGTCAACTCCTCCCAGGGTGGTGGAAGCAAAGACACCTGGGTACTGTAG
- a CDS encoding D-alanine--D-alanine ligase family protein, which produces MNFAVVHNSLEASDRPDAMDVLTQVEAVKKALIQLGHRVKILDCSLNLEKISCDLKETKTELVFNLVESLGGHGRLIHLFPALLEVLHLPCTGSSAGAISLSSNKTEAKNLLRSAGLPTPDWAELLSSGEKKISGSITMDATWIIKSLWEHASLGMNADSLVQPSTTDELFSLMNTKKDSLGGACFAEHFIDGREFNISILAGENGPEVLPPAEILFDNFTSEMARIVDYKAKWDESSFAYQHTPRSFDFSSKDRVILENLKEISRQCWFLFRLNGYARVDFRVDPEGKPWILEVNANPCLSPDAGFSAALARAGISFSEAIHRIVADVPVTV; this is translated from the coding sequence ATGAACTTTGCCGTTGTTCATAATTCCCTGGAAGCAAGTGACAGGCCGGATGCGATGGATGTGCTGACGCAGGTGGAGGCAGTAAAAAAAGCACTGATCCAGCTTGGGCACCGGGTAAAGATTCTGGACTGTTCTCTGAATCTGGAGAAAATCAGTTGTGATCTCAAAGAGACGAAGACGGAACTGGTATTCAATCTGGTAGAATCCCTTGGAGGGCATGGTCGTCTGATTCATCTTTTCCCTGCACTGCTTGAGGTTTTACATCTTCCCTGTACAGGATCTTCAGCAGGAGCCATATCCCTAAGCTCCAACAAAACTGAGGCCAAGAATTTACTGCGCAGTGCTGGCCTTCCCACCCCTGACTGGGCAGAACTTTTATCAAGTGGTGAAAAAAAAATTAGCGGCAGCATTACGATGGATGCCACCTGGATCATAAAATCCCTATGGGAACATGCCTCACTGGGAATGAATGCAGACTCTCTGGTGCAACCCTCCACGACAGATGAACTTTTCTCGCTCATGAATACCAAAAAGGACAGTCTGGGTGGTGCCTGCTTTGCCGAGCACTTTATTGACGGCCGGGAATTCAATATCTCCATTCTTGCCGGAGAAAATGGCCCGGAAGTACTGCCTCCTGCCGAGATCCTCTTTGACAATTTCACCTCGGAGATGGCCAGGATTGTTGACTATAAGGCCAAGTGGGACGAATCATCCTTTGCCTACCAGCACACTCCGCGCAGCTTTGATTTCAGCTCTAAAGACAGAGTGATCCTTGAAAATCTAAAGGAGATCTCCCGGCAATGCTGGTTTCTTTTCAGGCTGAACGGCTATGCCCGGGTCGACTTCCGGGTCGACCCTGAAGGTAAACCCTGGATACTTGAGGTAAATGCCAACCCATGTCTCTCACCGGATGCGGGGTTTTCCGCAGCACTGGCACGGGCCGGAATATCCTTCAGTGAAGCAATCCACCGAATTGTAGCAGATGTCCCTGTGACAGTTTGA
- a CDS encoding GNAT family N-acetyltransferase, producing the protein MLRVRRIYDDALPVNKEELRQVKEILRSRFSVTDEKEIESIGEKLRNPFKQRFRTILFVAESVKERVDGFAILLHEPLLSFTYLDWIAITAKRASSGIGSVLYERVRQESAALKVKGLFFECLPDSETFCSEPEILQENSARLRFYEQYGARPIVNTAYETPINPDDSCAPFLVYDGLENKKPPSKTFVRKAVRAVLERKYSDICSPEYVDTVVSSFNDDPVQLRPFLYVKPEVASNTVESRSTEQIAVVVNDRHDIHHINDKGYVESPVRVRSILKELDKSGLFVQIKPRHYANHHLHPVHTSDLVGYLKNACADMPEGKSLYPYIFPIRNKMRPPKEKSVLAGYYCIDTFTPINRNAYPAARRAVDCALTAADEVLNGRRIAYALVRPPGHHAESGAFGGFCYFNNSAVAAHYLSGYGRTVVLDIDYHHGNGTQEIFYRRDDVLTISIHGHPSFAYPYFSGFEEEKGEGEGEGFNLNIPLPESVDGVKYRRALQKVLERVEAFNPAFLVVALGLDPAKGDPTGTWSLLAKDFQENGKMIGALGLPTIVIQEGGYKTRTLGINAMRFFKGLSLAIQRWADSRHPVKSKIQGIAYRYEVEEADLERVAKLASRTGFFSAEEVDVAVELVQERLEKGDASGYNFIIAEHYGRLVSYTCYGAIPCTQSGHDLYWIVVHPDYQGRGVGKSILKETEHAIRSGGGERIYADTSQRLQYASTRAFYENNGYLQVSLLPDFYGPDDGKVVYCKNLLKQ; encoded by the coding sequence ATGTTACGCGTACGCCGCATCTACGATGATGCACTGCCAGTCAACAAAGAGGAACTGCGTCAGGTAAAGGAAATCCTGCGTTCCAGATTCAGTGTTACCGATGAAAAGGAGATTGAATCCATAGGAGAAAAACTGCGAAATCCTTTCAAACAGCGATTCCGTACCATTCTCTTTGTGGCCGAAAGTGTGAAGGAGCGTGTGGATGGTTTTGCAATCCTGCTCCATGAACCCTTACTCTCGTTCACCTATCTTGACTGGATTGCCATAACGGCCAAGCGTGCAAGCTCGGGTATTGGCAGTGTGCTCTACGAACGGGTACGGCAGGAATCTGCGGCCCTGAAGGTGAAAGGTCTTTTCTTTGAATGTTTACCGGATTCTGAAACCTTCTGTTCTGAACCGGAAATACTTCAGGAAAATAGTGCCAGACTCCGTTTTTATGAACAATACGGTGCCCGTCCCATCGTCAATACGGCCTACGAAACCCCCATCAACCCGGATGACAGTTGTGCCCCGTTCCTGGTTTATGACGGTCTCGAGAACAAAAAACCACCCTCAAAGACCTTTGTCCGTAAGGCTGTGCGTGCTGTACTGGAACGAAAATACAGTGATATATGCTCGCCCGAGTATGTGGATACCGTTGTTTCCTCATTCAATGATGACCCGGTGCAACTTCGTCCATTTCTCTATGTGAAACCCGAAGTTGCCAGCAACACAGTGGAAAGCAGAAGTACAGAACAGATTGCTGTAGTGGTGAATGACCGTCACGACATTCACCACATCAATGACAAGGGATACGTGGAGTCTCCGGTACGTGTCCGGTCAATCCTCAAGGAACTGGACAAAAGTGGATTATTTGTCCAGATAAAACCACGCCACTATGCCAACCATCATCTCCATCCGGTACACACTTCGGATCTGGTTGGATATCTGAAAAATGCCTGTGCAGACATGCCGGAGGGCAAGTCCCTCTATCCTTACATCTTCCCCATCCGCAATAAGATGCGACCGCCAAAGGAAAAATCTGTACTTGCCGGATATTACTGTATCGACACGTTCACGCCCATTAACAGAAATGCCTATCCCGCTGCCCGTCGAGCGGTTGACTGTGCCCTGACTGCAGCAGATGAAGTGCTTAATGGACGAAGAATAGCCTACGCTCTGGTCAGACCTCCAGGCCATCACGCTGAAAGTGGCGCTTTTGGAGGATTCTGCTATTTCAACAACAGTGCAGTCGCCGCCCACTACCTGAGCGGATATGGCAGAACCGTAGTGCTTGACATCGACTATCATCACGGCAACGGTACCCAGGAGATTTTTTACCGCCGCGATGATGTTCTGACCATCTCCATCCACGGTCATCCAAGCTTCGCCTATCCCTATTTCAGTGGATTTGAAGAAGAAAAAGGTGAAGGCGAAGGCGAGGGTTTCAATCTCAACATCCCCCTTCCTGAATCGGTGGATGGGGTAAAATATCGCAGGGCGTTGCAGAAAGTTCTGGAAAGGGTCGAGGCTTTTAATCCAGCCTTTCTTGTCGTGGCCTTAGGCCTTGATCCTGCCAAAGGCGACCCGACAGGTACCTGGAGTCTGCTGGCAAAAGATTTTCAGGAAAACGGTAAAATGATAGGAGCTCTTGGGTTGCCGACCATCGTTATCCAGGAGGGCGGATACAAAACGCGAACCCTTGGTATCAACGCCATGCGGTTTTTCAAGGGTCTCAGCCTTGCCATTCAGCGATGGGCCGATTCACGCCATCCGGTGAAAAGCAAAATTCAAGGCATTGCCTACAGATACGAAGTCGAGGAGGCTGATCTGGAACGAGTAGCCAAACTTGCTTCCAGAACAGGCTTCTTCTCTGCGGAGGAAGTGGATGTAGCTGTGGAACTGGTGCAGGAGAGACTGGAAAAAGGAGACGCCAGTGGCTATAATTTCATCATAGCAGAACATTACGGTCGCCTTGTCTCCTACACCTGTTATGGCGCAATCCCCTGCACCCAGAGCGGACATGATCTCTACTGGATCGTTGTACATCCCGATTATCAGGGAAGAGGCGTTGGTAAAAGCATCCTCAAGGAAACCGAACATGCCATCAGAAGTGGCGGCGGCGAGCGGATATACGCAGACACATCCCAACGACTGCAGTACGCCAGCACACGTGCCTTTTACGAAAACAACGGTTACCTCCAGGTGAGCCTGTTACCCGACTTCTATGGTCCCGATGATGGCAAGGTAGTCTACTGCAAAAATCTGCTGAAACAATAG
- the cysK gene encoding cysteine synthase A encodes MSLSLTDTTGNTPLISLSKISAHCCARILAKQESRNPMGSVKDRIALAMIEAGIRGGKITEGTTVIEATSGNTGLGLAFVCAERNLPLILTMPESMSLERRALLKHLGAQLVLTPAAEGMKGAIAAAEELHRKTRNSFMVRQFENPANPAIHKKTTAEEIWQATDGIIDIFVAGVGTGGTITGVLEGLKEKNPEIIGVAVEPADSPVLSGGSPGPHKIQGIGAGFIPAILKTELIDQIITVTNDDALETARKLAKQEGLLVGISSGAAMWAALQLARDERNKSKTIVTVLPDTGERYLSTDLMIK; translated from the coding sequence ATGAGCCTGTCACTGACCGATACCACAGGAAATACCCCACTTATATCACTGTCCAAAATCTCTGCTCACTGCTGTGCCCGTATTCTTGCAAAACAGGAATCCCGGAATCCCATGGGCAGCGTCAAGGATCGTATTGCACTTGCCATGATTGAAGCGGGGATACGGGGCGGGAAGATTACAGAAGGTACCACCGTCATCGAGGCAACTTCAGGAAATACCGGATTGGGGCTGGCCTTTGTCTGCGCAGAAAGAAATCTGCCATTGATTCTCACCATGCCGGAATCCATGTCGCTTGAACGAAGAGCTCTTCTCAAACATCTGGGAGCTCAGCTGGTTCTCACTCCTGCCGCAGAGGGAATGAAAGGGGCCATCGCAGCTGCAGAAGAACTTCATCGGAAAACCCGGAACAGTTTTATGGTCAGACAGTTTGAAAATCCTGCCAACCCAGCCATTCACAAAAAAACCACTGCTGAGGAAATATGGCAGGCGACGGATGGCATAATCGATATTTTCGTAGCGGGAGTCGGAACCGGTGGAACCATAACGGGAGTGCTCGAGGGATTAAAAGAAAAGAATCCAGAGATTATTGGAGTGGCAGTGGAACCTGCTGACTCCCCAGTACTTTCAGGAGGAAGCCCTGGCCCCCATAAGATCCAGGGGATCGGAGCCGGCTTTATCCCTGCAATCCTGAAAACTGAGCTAATTGACCAGATCATTACAGTTACAAACGACGATGCCCTGGAAACCGCCAGAAAGCTTGCAAAACAGGAGGGGCTGCTGGTCGGAATCTCCTCGGGTGCAGCCATGTGGGCAGCGCTGCAACTGGCAAGAGATGAAAGAAACAAGAGTAAAACAATAGTCACTGTTCTGCCGGATACAGGAGAGCGGTATTTAAGTACCGACCTGATGATAAAGTAA
- a CDS encoding alpha-E domain-containing protein: MLSRVANSIYWMCRYIERAENVARFISVNLNLLLDMPSEKGKHWEPLVLTTGDQELFEKKYQNYTKEAVIEFLAFDRSYPNSIISSLAGARENGRSIREIISSEMWEHLNNFYLELTDVKSQTMALEDPHRFFKIIQMRSHLFTGLLDSTMSHGEAWNFARIGMMLERADKTSRILDVKYFMLLPHPDLVNSPIDNIQWTSVLKSASAFEMYRKEHHRITPHKVASFLIFDSQFPRSIRHCISKADICLHRIAGSPEGSASNLAEKKLGRLKADLEYTDIDEVVKSGMHEYLDDLQSRINQIDEVIGTTFFNLRPLIDVSTNDQQQSTTTNN; the protein is encoded by the coding sequence ATGCTTAGCCGTGTAGCCAACTCAATTTACTGGATGTGTCGATATATCGAACGGGCGGAAAATGTAGCCCGCTTTATCAGTGTCAACCTCAACCTGTTACTCGATATGCCCTCAGAAAAGGGCAAACACTGGGAACCGCTGGTACTGACAACAGGTGATCAGGAACTGTTCGAAAAAAAGTATCAGAACTATACCAAAGAGGCGGTAATCGAATTCCTTGCCTTTGACCGGAGTTACCCCAATTCCATTATCAGCTCCCTTGCGGGAGCAAGGGAAAACGGTCGGTCCATCCGTGAAATCATCTCTTCTGAAATGTGGGAACATTTAAACAATTTCTATCTGGAACTGACCGATGTAAAAAGCCAGACCATGGCTCTTGAGGATCCGCACCGCTTTTTCAAAATCATTCAGATGCGCAGTCACCTGTTCACCGGACTGCTGGACTCGACCATGAGCCATGGGGAAGCCTGGAACTTTGCCCGCATCGGTATGATGCTGGAACGGGCAGACAAAACCTCCAGAATCCTTGACGTCAAATACTTTATGCTGTTGCCGCACCCGGATCTGGTGAACAGTCCGATAGATAACATTCAGTGGACATCGGTGCTCAAATCTGCCAGTGCTTTTGAAATGTATCGTAAGGAACATCATCGGATAACCCCGCATAAGGTGGCAAGCTTCCTGATTTTTGACAGCCAGTTTCCTCGTTCCATCCGCCATTGTATTTCCAAGGCCGATATCTGTCTGCATAGGATTGCCGGCTCACCGGAGGGGTCCGCAAGCAATCTTGCCGAGAAAAAGCTGGGCCGTCTCAAAGCTGATCTTGAATACACTGACATTGATGAAGTGGTCAAATCTGGTATGCATGAGTACCTGGACGATCTGCAGAGTCGGATCAACCAGATTGATGAAGTCATCGGAACCACATTCTTCAATCTCAGGCCCCTGATCGATGTATCAACAAACGACCAGCAGCAGTCCACGACCACCAACAACTGA
- a CDS encoding D-alanine--D-alanine ligase family protein, giving the protein MKIGLTFDLRSAYLEMGFSELETAEFDRDDTITAIENALTTLGHKCERIGHARQLMQALTEGKRWDLVFNIAEGMYGIGREAQIPAILDVFNIPYTFSDPLVMSLTLHKGMTKRVLRDAKVAVSDFLVAEKGSEAAAISFGGPWFIKPVAEGTGKGIDPTSIVRDKAELPGAVDHLIEKFKQPVIIEPYLPGREFTVGIVGTGNVAKVLGTIEVVLLQNAEEGVYSYVNKEECEERVEYRLVHGSKDPVVKEAENTALEAWRVLGCRDGGRADLRCNANGKPLFMEVNPLAGIHPQHSDLPILCTMQNIDYLSLVEMILTSASARVTL; this is encoded by the coding sequence ATGAAGATAGGATTGACTTTTGATTTACGCTCCGCTTACCTGGAGATGGGATTCTCTGAGCTTGAAACAGCAGAATTCGATCGTGACGACACTATTACAGCCATTGAAAATGCGCTGACCACACTGGGTCACAAATGTGAGCGAATCGGTCATGCCAGACAGCTTATGCAGGCCCTTACGGAGGGAAAACGCTGGGATCTGGTTTTTAATATCGCTGAAGGGATGTACGGCATAGGCCGTGAGGCCCAGATTCCGGCAATTTTGGATGTTTTCAATATTCCATATACTTTTTCGGATCCACTGGTCATGAGCCTGACTCTTCACAAGGGCATGACCAAACGGGTACTGCGGGATGCAAAAGTTGCCGTGAGTGATTTTCTGGTTGCTGAAAAGGGGTCTGAAGCTGCAGCAATATCCTTCGGAGGTCCATGGTTCATCAAACCAGTTGCCGAAGGAACGGGAAAGGGAATTGATCCCACCTCCATCGTCAGAGATAAAGCGGAGCTGCCGGGAGCCGTCGACCATTTGATAGAAAAGTTTAAGCAGCCTGTAATCATTGAACCCTACCTGCCCGGTCGGGAGTTCACCGTTGGTATAGTAGGAACGGGAAACGTGGCAAAAGTTCTGGGAACCATCGAGGTTGTCCTGCTACAGAACGCTGAGGAAGGTGTCTATTCCTATGTCAACAAGGAGGAATGCGAAGAACGGGTGGAGTATCGGCTGGTTCACGGCAGTAAGGATCCCGTTGTCAAGGAGGCTGAAAACACAGCCCTTGAGGCCTGGCGTGTCCTTGGCTGCAGGGACGGAGGACGCGCGGATCTGCGCTGCAATGCAAACGGAAAACCGCTGTTTATGGAGGTCAACCCTCTTGCCGGTATTCATCCGCAACATTCGGATCTTCCCATTCTCTGTACAATGCAAAACATTGATTACCTGAGTCTTGTGGAAATGATACTCACCTCAGCCTCCGCCAGGGTTACACTATGA